In the Salinirubrum litoreum genome, one interval contains:
- a CDS encoding OBG GTPase family GTP-binding protein, with translation MGLEEEIDELEEEISNTPYNKSTEQHIGRLKAKLAEKKEKLQNRSSSGGGHGYAVEKSGDATVALVGFPSVGKSSLINAMTNADSDVGEYEFTTLNVNPGMLQYNGANIQMLDVPGLIEGAADGRGGGREVLSVVRTADLIVFVLSVFEIDQYERLREELYNNKVRLDTTPPNLTISKKGKGGIRVTTSDDVSLDDATVADVLRQYGYVNADVTVRGDLSIDELVDGVMDNRVYLPSLVTVNKADLIDEEYLETVHANLRDHDIDPEDAVFISAKEEKGLDALAEEIWEALGLIRIYMDKPGRGPDYEEPLILRSGQTVGDACRKLGGELEDRFKFARVSGPSAKHDEQQVGKDHELADEDVLRIVARK, from the coding sequence ATGGGACTGGAGGAGGAGATCGACGAGCTCGAAGAAGAGATCTCCAACACGCCGTACAACAAGTCGACCGAGCAGCACATCGGTCGGCTGAAAGCCAAGCTCGCCGAGAAGAAGGAGAAGCTGCAGAACCGCTCCTCCTCCGGCGGCGGCCACGGCTACGCGGTCGAGAAGTCCGGCGACGCGACGGTCGCGCTGGTCGGCTTCCCGAGCGTCGGCAAGTCGTCGCTCATCAACGCGATGACGAACGCCGACAGCGACGTCGGCGAGTACGAGTTCACGACGCTGAACGTCAACCCGGGGATGCTGCAGTACAACGGCGCGAACATCCAGATGCTCGACGTGCCGGGCCTGATCGAGGGCGCGGCCGACGGACGCGGCGGCGGGCGGGAGGTCCTGTCGGTCGTCCGCACGGCCGACCTCATCGTCTTCGTCCTCTCGGTGTTCGAGATCGACCAGTACGAGCGCCTGCGCGAGGAACTGTACAACAACAAGGTGCGTCTCGACACCACCCCGCCAAACCTCACCATCTCGAAGAAGGGGAAGGGCGGTATCCGGGTGACGACCAGCGACGACGTGTCGCTGGACGACGCGACGGTCGCGGACGTGCTCCGACAGTACGGCTACGTCAACGCCGACGTGACGGTCCGGGGCGATCTGAGCATCGACGAACTGGTCGACGGCGTGATGGACAACCGGGTGTACCTCCCGTCGCTCGTCACCGTCAACAAGGCCGACCTGATCGACGAGGAGTACCTCGAGACGGTCCACGCGAACCTGCGCGACCACGACATCGACCCCGAGGACGCCGTCTTCATCAGCGCGAAAGAGGAGAAGGGCCTCGACGCGCTGGCCGAGGAGATCTGGGAGGCGCTCGGGCTGATCCGGATCTACATGGACAAACCCGGTCGCGGCCCGGACTACGAGGAGCCACTGATCCTCCGGTCGGGCCAGACGGTGGGTGACGCCTGCCGGAAACTCGGCGGGGAGTTAGAGGATCGGTTCAAGTTCGCTCGCGTGTCGGGACCGAGCGCGAAACACGACGAACAGCAGGTCGGCAAGGACCACGAACTCGCCGACGAGGACGTGCTCCGCATCGTCGCCCGGAAGTAG
- a CDS encoding TIGR04206 family protein, producing MEESPPESSVSTETARVRGQLRRVRVVAVLLAVGAVVPWSVQVFTARDATWLFAWGLVNTNPLQVTTLVDFLFVYTQGLPAFILAWPASVVCYLLVLGSALLGLWIDWEDPRVTAGLLVLAGIAQLSVAQGFSYQPNRTAYPLGTAVLWAVAWWGYWPRVKNRIGW from the coding sequence ATGGAGGAGTCGCCGCCCGAGTCGTCGGTCTCGACAGAGACGGCGCGAGTGCGTGGGCAGTTGCGCCGAGTGCGCGTGGTCGCGGTCCTGCTCGCGGTCGGTGCGGTCGTCCCGTGGTCGGTACAGGTGTTCACCGCGCGCGACGCGACGTGGCTGTTCGCGTGGGGGTTGGTGAACACGAACCCACTGCAGGTGACGACGCTCGTCGACTTTCTGTTCGTCTACACGCAGGGCCTGCCGGCGTTCATCCTCGCGTGGCCCGCCAGTGTCGTCTGTTACCTGCTCGTACTCGGGAGTGCCCTGCTCGGCTTGTGGATCGACTGGGAGGACCCGCGCGTCACCGCCGGTCTGCTCGTGTTGGCGGGCATCGCACAGCTCTCGGTCGCGCAGGGCTTCTCGTACCAGCCGAACCGGACCGCGTACCCCCTCGGGACCGCCGTGTTGTGGGCGGTCGCGTGGTGGGGCTACTGGCCACGGGTGAAGAATCGGATCGGCTGGTAA
- a CDS encoding Sec-independent protein translocase subunit TatA/TatB, whose translation MFDIIPLFPGIPGGPELLIVLLVLVLLFGANKIPKLARSTGQAMGEFKKGREEIEEELQGMDEDSDSTEPTTSTESEPATERSTSDN comes from the coding sequence ATGTTCGACATCATCCCACTGTTCCCCGGCATCCCCGGCGGGCCGGAGTTGCTGATCGTCCTGCTCGTGCTCGTCCTGCTGTTCGGGGCGAACAAGATTCCGAAACTCGCTCGCTCGACCGGTCAGGCGATGGGTGAGTTCAAGAAGGGCCGCGAGGAGATCGAAGAAGAACTGCAGGGCATGGACGAGGACTCGGACTCCACCGAGCCGACGACGAGTACCGAGTCGGAGCCGGCCACCGAGCGCTCCACGAGCGACAACTGA
- a CDS encoding redoxin domain-containing protein, which produces MVDVGDDAPDFTAPLVSDDIGPFTFSERDGDGPAVLAFFPGAFTSVCTAEMNAFQSDLAAFDDVGATVYGISVDTPFGLQEFKAQNDLGFGLVSDTNKEIIDAYGVTMDFADFGYYGVAKRAVFVVDADGEITYKWASDDPGAEPDYEEVKQAAADAA; this is translated from the coding sequence ATGGTCGACGTAGGCGACGACGCACCCGACTTCACCGCACCGCTCGTATCCGACGACATCGGACCGTTCACCTTCTCCGAGCGAGACGGCGACGGGCCGGCCGTCCTCGCCTTCTTCCCCGGGGCGTTCACCTCGGTCTGTACCGCCGAGATGAACGCCTTCCAGTCGGACCTCGCCGCGTTCGACGACGTGGGTGCGACGGTCTACGGCATCAGCGTCGACACCCCGTTCGGCCTGCAGGAGTTCAAAGCACAGAACGACCTCGGGTTCGGTCTCGTCTCCGACACCAACAAGGAGATCATCGACGCCTACGGGGTCACGATGGACTTCGCCGACTTCGGCTACTACGGTGTCGCCAAGCGCGCCGTCTTCGTCGTCGACGCCGACGGCGAGATCACGTACAAGTGGGCCTCCGACGACCCCGGCGCGGAACCGGACTACGAGGAGGTCAAACAGGCGGCCGCCGACGCGGCCTGA
- a CDS encoding HD domain-containing protein produces MSDADGPEVPETTNGTHVYDPDEEHTFPDEKLNELLPELLADPEVTAYLEAQNVNAVTRKGYNDHGPKHIEIVRNRALRLYELLKRGGVEFNGASEQGLDEEDEPVVIALAATIHDIGHVVHRDEHAYYSIPLAADLLDRFLPQFYSTPEAVRVKAEVLHAILCHHTEEDPLTSEAGVVRVADALDMERGRSRIPYEKGGRGINTLSSRAIEAVSLKEGEETPVLVEIEMINAAGVYQVDNLLKAKLEKSMLEDDIRIVAINTKSDDQLLERIEL; encoded by the coding sequence ATGAGTGACGCCGACGGTCCCGAGGTCCCCGAGACCACCAACGGGACCCACGTCTACGATCCCGACGAGGAGCACACCTTCCCCGACGAGAAACTGAACGAACTGCTCCCGGAACTGCTGGCCGACCCCGAGGTGACGGCGTATCTCGAAGCCCAGAACGTCAACGCCGTCACGCGGAAGGGGTACAACGACCACGGGCCGAAACACATCGAGATCGTCCGGAACCGGGCGCTCCGTCTCTACGAACTCCTGAAGCGCGGCGGCGTCGAGTTCAACGGCGCGTCCGAACAGGGACTGGACGAGGAGGACGAACCCGTCGTGATCGCGCTGGCGGCGACGATCCACGACATCGGACACGTCGTCCACCGGGACGAACACGCCTACTACTCCATCCCGCTGGCGGCCGACCTCCTCGATCGGTTCCTCCCGCAGTTCTACTCGACGCCAGAGGCAGTGCGCGTGAAAGCCGAGGTCCTCCACGCGATCCTCTGTCACCACACCGAGGAGGACCCGCTGACGAGTGAGGCCGGGGTGGTCCGCGTCGCCGACGCCCTCGACATGGAGCGCGGCCGGTCGCGCATCCCCTACGAGAAGGGTGGTCGCGGGATCAACACGCTGTCGAGTCGAGCCATCGAGGCGGTGTCGCTGAAGGAGGGCGAGGAGACGCCGGTGCTCGTCGAGATCGAGATGATCAACGCCGCCGGGGTGTACCAGGTGGACAACCTCCTGAAGGCGAAGTTGGAGAAGTCGATGCTGGAAGACGACATCAGGATCGTCGCCATCAACACGAAGTCCGACGACCAGTTGCTCGAACGCATCGAACTCTGA
- a CDS encoding glycosyltransferase: MHSVAAFTDTYLPTVNGVTYTVKTWRDRWQARGGRMDVVYPGASGYSPDDGEFPVRSLPFPFYDGFRFGLPRVPTGVAPVDVVHAHTPFALGLAGSRLASRSDAPLVASYHTPTGEYASYLTSRGPIEDRIEALSERYERWFFSKADAVVVPSEATRRYLLDEVEVHERGPRTTVRVVPNGVDVDRFRPVDGDDFRQRYRLGDRPLVGYTGRHGYEKCLSDILDAVAGLDVTVVFGGDGPARADLEREAAERDLDARFLGFLDREELPGFYSALDAFLFPSPVETQGLVALEANACGTPVVGVDAGALSGTIEEGVTGYHYPEGDTAAFRDAIRRTLDEGESLQESCLARRAATSVENAVDELGTVYDDVLAG, encoded by the coding sequence ATGCACTCGGTCGCCGCCTTCACGGACACCTACCTGCCGACGGTCAACGGCGTCACCTACACGGTCAAGACGTGGCGCGACCGCTGGCAGGCACGCGGTGGCCGCATGGACGTGGTCTACCCCGGCGCGTCGGGCTACTCGCCGGACGACGGCGAGTTCCCGGTCCGGAGTCTCCCCTTTCCCTTCTACGACGGCTTCCGGTTCGGCCTCCCGCGCGTCCCGACCGGCGTCGCCCCGGTCGACGTGGTCCACGCCCACACGCCCTTCGCGCTCGGTCTCGCCGGCTCTCGACTCGCCAGTCGCTCCGACGCCCCACTCGTCGCCTCCTACCACACCCCGACCGGCGAGTACGCCTCCTACCTCACTTCCCGCGGCCCCATCGAGGACCGCATCGAGGCCCTGAGCGAGCGGTACGAGCGCTGGTTCTTCTCGAAGGCCGACGCCGTGGTCGTCCCGAGCGAGGCGACCCGGCGGTATCTCCTCGACGAGGTCGAGGTCCACGAACGCGGCCCCCGAACCACGGTTCGGGTCGTCCCTAACGGGGTGGACGTCGACCGCTTCCGGCCCGTGGACGGCGACGACTTCCGCCAGCGCTACCGACTCGGCGACCGGCCACTCGTCGGCTACACCGGCAGACACGGCTACGAGAAGTGTCTCTCGGATATCCTCGACGCGGTGGCGGGCCTGGACGTCACGGTCGTCTTCGGCGGCGACGGGCCCGCCCGCGCGGACCTCGAACGCGAGGCGGCCGAGCGTGACCTCGACGCGCGGTTCCTCGGCTTCCTCGACCGCGAGGAACTGCCGGGGTTCTACTCGGCACTCGACGCCTTCCTGTTCCCGAGTCCGGTCGAGACGCAGGGGTTGGTCGCTCTCGAAGCGAACGCCTGCGGGACACCGGTCGTCGGCGTCGACGCCGGTGCCCTGTCGGGGACCATCGAGGAGGGCGTGACCGGCTACCACTACCCGGAGGGCGACACGGCCGCGTTTCGGGACGCGATCCGGCGGACGCTCGACGAAGGTGAGTCACTGCAGGAGTCGTGTCTCGCGCGCCGGGCGGCGACCAGCGTCGAGAACGCGGTGGACGAACTCGGCACTGTCTACGACGACGTGCTGGCCGGCTGA
- a CDS encoding glycosyltransferase family 4 protein, with amino-acid sequence MRVLNYLEIESRLDRSGIGTSTDQQRAALARTDVEVLTSPWEGGTPPSALRSALSGTDFFRDYEVAHCNLIGPGSLAVARHAKRNDIPLVLHSHVTSEDFAESFRGSNYVARPLRYYLRWFYSQADLVLCPSEYTKRTLLDYPIDAPIRPISNGVDSDSLEGFEQFREETRAEYDLDGLVAFAVGNVFERKGLTDFCKLAERTDYEFVWFGPYDSGPQASKTVRYWLRNHPDNVTFTGWMDDKRSAFGAGDVYLFPAKKENQGIAVLEAMACGKPCILRDIPVFREFYEHEYDCLFCETQEEFAEALDRLADDPDLRQRLGENARQTAAEHSLDRVGERLVSAYEEVTTV; translated from the coding sequence GTGCGCGTCCTCAACTACTTAGAGATCGAGTCCCGCCTCGACCGGAGCGGGATCGGGACCTCGACCGACCAACAGCGCGCCGCGCTCGCCCGAACCGACGTCGAGGTGCTCACGTCACCGTGGGAGGGCGGCACCCCGCCGAGCGCGCTCCGATCCGCACTCTCCGGCACGGACTTCTTCCGCGACTACGAGGTCGCCCACTGCAACCTCATCGGTCCCGGCTCGCTCGCGGTCGCGCGCCACGCGAAGCGCAACGACATCCCCCTCGTGCTCCACTCACACGTCACGAGCGAGGACTTCGCCGAGAGCTTCCGGGGGTCGAACTACGTCGCCCGCCCCCTGCGGTACTACCTCCGGTGGTTCTACTCGCAGGCCGACCTCGTGCTCTGTCCCTCCGAGTACACCAAGCGCACCCTCCTCGACTACCCCATCGACGCGCCCATCCGCCCCATCTCGAACGGCGTGGACAGCGACTCGCTGGAGGGCTTCGAGCAGTTCCGCGAGGAGACCCGCGCCGAGTACGATCTGGACGGTCTGGTCGCCTTCGCGGTCGGCAACGTCTTCGAGCGGAAGGGCCTGACAGACTTCTGTAAACTCGCCGAGCGGACGGACTACGAGTTCGTCTGGTTCGGCCCCTACGACTCCGGGCCGCAGGCCTCCAAGACAGTCCGCTACTGGCTCCGGAACCACCCCGACAACGTCACCTTCACCGGCTGGATGGACGACAAGCGCTCTGCGTTCGGTGCCGGCGACGTGTACCTGTTCCCCGCGAAGAAGGAGAACCAGGGTATCGCCGTCCTCGAAGCGATGGCCTGCGGGAAACCCTGCATCCTGCGGGACATCCCCGTCTTCCGGGAGTTCTACGAACACGAGTACGACTGCCTGTTCTGTGAGACACAGGAGGAGTTCGCCGAGGCACTCGACCGCCTCGCAGACGACCCGGACCTCCGCCAGCGACTCGGCGAGAACGCCCGGCAGACGGCGGCAGAACACAGCCTCGACCGCGTCGGCGAGCGACTCGTCTCGGCGTACGAGGAAGTCACAACCGTTTAA